GCTGCACGATGGCCGCTTCGACATGACCGTGCGGGTCGACGAGACCAAGCGGGATATCGTGGTGTCGAGGTTCGATGCGGTGCCGCATCTATCCGGGTAACCGGTGTTGTCCAGGCAAACGAGTTGAACGGCGGACGCCCCGACAACGTTGTCGTCCCGGACAAGCATAGCTCCCGACAACGCGGAGCTGTCTAGAGCGCTGATCCGGGACGACAGCGAATTAGCGGCGCGCTTCCTTGTAGGCCTCTGAAGGCGGCTTCGTCTCGCCCTTTGCTTCATTCCACAGCGCATCCATCTCTGCCAGCGAGGCCTGCTCCAGCGTCCGGCCCTGCGCCGCAAGCGCCCGTTCGATATAGGCAAAGCGCCGCTCGAATTTCGCGTTCGTCGCACGCAATGCGGCGTCCGGATCGGCATCGACATGGCGGGCAAGGTTGACGAGCGCGAACATGAGATCGCCGGTCTCTTCCGCCAGTTCCTGCTTGTCGTTGCGGTCGAGCGCGGCCTCGATCTCATCGGCTTCCTCGCGGATCTTTGCCAGCACCGCGCGCGGGTCGTTCCAGTCGAAGCCGACGGTGGAAGCCTTGCGTTGCAGCTCCATGGCACGCGTCAGCGCGGGCTGGCCGGCTTTCACGCCTGACAGCAGCGATTTGTGCGTCGGAGCCTCCTCCGGCGACCGGCGCGCGGCGCGCTCGGCCTTCTCCTCCGCCTTGATGCGGTCCCAGACTTCCTTGACGTGGGAGGAGGCGAGGTTGCCGTCTTTGTCCGCAAAGACATGGGGATGGCGCCGGATCATCTTGCGGGTGATGGCCTCGACGACATCTCCGAACGCGAAGGCATTCTGCTCCGAGGCCATCTGGGCGTGGAACACGACTTGCAGCAGCAGGTCGCCAAGTTCCTCGCGGAGATCATCGAGATCACCGCGATCGATCGCATCGACGACCTCATATGCCTCCTCGATCGTATAGGGCGCGATCGTCGCGAAATTCTGCTCGAGGTCCCAGGGGCAGCCGGTCACCGGCGTGCGCAGTGCCGCCATGATCTCGATCAGGCGGGAAATGTCGCGGGAAGGGGTCATTGCGGGGCGCTCTCCTGGGTCCCAGCCTTATGCCAAAAGCGGGCCGCCGTTCCCAGCGGGGGCGGGCGGAACGGGCCGATTTCCACCGATTGGCTGATACGTTCCGCGGTGCTAAAGCGCGGGGCCATGAGTGACGCATTTTCATCACAAACCGCGCTAGTCCTGTTCTCCGGCGGCCAGGATTCCACCACATGCCTCGCCTGGGCGCTCAGCCGCTTCGCGCGCGTGGAGACACTGGGCTTCGACTACGGCCAGCGCCACGCCATCGAGCTCGATTGCCGCGGCCGCCTGTTCGCCGGCGTCAAGGCGCTACGCGCGGACTGGGCCGCAAAGCTCGGCGAGAGCCACACGCTGTCGATCCCGACGCTGGCGGCGGTGTCCGAGACCGCGCTGACGCGCGACGTCGCGATCGCAATGGGCGCCGACGGGCTGCCCAACACCTTCGTGCCCGGCCGCAACCTGATGTTCCTGACCTTTGCGGCGGCGCTGGCCTACCGGCGCGGCATCACCCACATCGTCGGCGGCATGTGCGAGACCGACTATTCCGGCTATCCCGATTGCCGCGACGAGACCATCCGCGCCATGCAGGCCGCGCTCTCGCTCGGCATGGCCCGGACGTTCGAGCTGCACACGCCGCTGATGTGGATCGACAAAGCCGCGACGTGGCAGCTCGCGCAGGATCTCGGCGGCGAGGGGCTGGTCGATCTCATCCGCGAACACTCCCACACCTGCTACCTCGGGATGCGCGGCGCGCAGCATGATTGGGGCTATGGCTGCGGAGAATGCCCGGCATGCGACCTTCGGGCGAAGGGGTGGCGGGAGTTCGTGGCGGCGAAGTAGGTTCGCCGCGTTACGCGCTCGTACCCCGGACGCAGCGCAGCGCTCCTTCAGCGGTGCGCTGCAGAGCCGGGGCCCATGCCGCATTGGGGTTCGTTGCCTCTGGATCCCGGCTCTGCGCCGCAACGCTTGCGCGTTGCAGCTTGTCCGGGACACAAGAGTGGCGCGACCTACCGAAAATCCTCGGCCTTCAGCTCGATCGGCTTGCCATGCGGCGTGCGATCGGCCGCGTGGTCCCAGGCGGCCTGGTAGCGTTGCAGCGTGTCCAATGACGCAACGCCCTTGCGCGCAACCAGGCTTTCCAGCGTGGCGAGCCAGTGCAGGTAGTAGGTCTCGCCGGTGTCGGGATCGCCGGCCGCCTGTGCGCGCTTGATCTCGTCTGCAAGGCTAGCTGCCCATTCGGGCCAGGTGAACACGCCGCGCTCGTGCAGCGTCAACGCCATCGCGAAGGCATGCGCCTCCCAGGGCGCGCGGAATACCGGACCGTCGTCGTCGCGCGGAATGCTCGGGATCGCCGCTGTCGCGGCGGCTGCAAGCGCACCGCACATCACGCCAGATCCAGATAGGGCTCGAAGGCGTCGATCGAGACCTTCAGCTTGGGATCGCCATCCTCGCCCCAGAGATCGCGGCCCTCGAACACGACGGTGTAGAGCCACTGCGGATGTTCGCCGAGCTCCATCGCCGCCGTATCAGGAAACACGTGGCAGCCATGGTTGAGCTCGACGACCCCGACATGACCGCGCACATAGCGCGGCAGCCGGGTGTGCGTGGCCGGGTGTATGTTCTTGGCACGCACGCGGTCGCCAATGTTAAATTTGGCGGGAGCCGGGGCAGGGCGGCCGAACTTGCCGCGCACCATGATGCGCTCGACCTGGCCGAGATCGAACTTTCCATGCTTGAGCGCCTTCCCCGGTTGCATCGCATGGCCGGCGGCGACTTCCTCTCGCGTGAGATAGCCCTTCTCGATCAGCATTTCCTCGAGGCCGAGGAACCATTTCTTGTAATAGGAGCTCGACAGATACACATGCGGCGGCAGGGTCTCGCGATAGAAGCGAGACGTGTCGATGTTGAAGGCTCCGGCAGCGCCCATCGCGCGCACCATCGCCAGCACGCGCGATTCCCATTCTTCGTGAAACATCGGCTCGTTCGGCTCGGGCTCGACCTTGCCGAACCCGTCCATGCCGCCCATGTCGTGCACGCCGTTCACGAGGGCGCTCCCGGTGTCCTGGGAAAGCCGGTGCCGATCATGGAGTCGCGGGTCACGAGCTCGGCGAGCTGCTCCTCGCTCCAGCCTTCCGTGCCTGCGGGGCGCATCGGCAGCACCAGGAAGCGCGTTTCGGCGGTCGAATCCCACACCCGGATTTCGATGTCCTTCGGCAAGGTGACGTCGAAATCGGCGAGGACGCCGCGCGGGTCCTTCACGGCCCGCGAGCGATAGGGCGCGGCCTTGTACCAGACCGGCGGAAGACCGAGCATCTCCCAGGGGTAACAGGAGCACAGCGTGCACACGACCATGTTGTGGCGCTCAGGCGTGTTCTCGACCACGACGAGATGGTCGCCCACGCGGCTGACATGGCCGAGCGTGCCGACCGCCTTGGAGCCATCCTCCAGCAGCGCCTTTTTGAAGGCCGGATCGGTCCAGGCCTTGGCGACGACGCGCGCTCCATTGTGGGGGCCGATCTTGGTCTCATAGGCCTGGATGATGGCGTCGAGCGCGGCGGGCTCGACATAGCCTTTTTCAGTCAGGATCGTCTCGAGCGCGCGCACGCGCAGCTCAGTCTCCGACAGTTCGGAATGGTCGTGATCGTGATGATGATCGTGGCTCATGAGGCGAAGAATAAAGGCAATGAGGCCCGCCTGTCGAGTACGCGCTGCGGCGCAACCGGGTCCCATATTCGTGAGGCCGGATGTGGGCTAGCATTGCCGCAAGAGACAGATTGGGGAGACGTCAGTGACGGACTACGTGAAGATCGAAAAGGGCCGCGGCCCCGAGGGACGGATCGCGGTGGTGCGTTTCGACCGCGGCGACGGCATCAATGCGCTATCCCCCGAGGCGCTGCGCCAGCTCACTGCGGCGGCGCGTAGCTTCGAGGATGATGCTGCGACCTCCGTCGTGGTACTGACAGGCAGCGCGAGCGCATTCAGCGCCGGATTCGACCTGAAGGATGCCGAGGGACGTGCGCGCAAGGACATGAATCTCGGCACGCTGCGGCGGCACCTCAAGCTCGGCCCCCGTCTAACCCGGGCCTGGCAGGAGATGGAGCAGATCACGATTGCCGCGATCGAGGGCTTTTGCATCGGCGGTGGCGTGGCGCTGGCCGTCGCGCTCGACTTCCGTGTCATGGGCAGCGATGCCCATCTGCGTGTGCCGGAGATCGGGCTCGGCATGAACATGAGCTGGCAGAGTATCCCGCGCATGCTGCACCTGATCGGACCCGCCCGCACCAAGCAGGCGGTCATTCTGGCCGATCAGCGCATCACTGCGGAGGAAGCCTATGAATGGGGTCTGGTCGAGCACGTCGTCGATCCCGGCCATGCGTTCGATGCCGCCATGGATCTCGCCCGGAAGGTCGCCGTACAGCCGCCGCTCTCGGTGGCGATGACGAAACTCACCGTCAACCGTCTCGCGCACGCGCTGGACGATCTCGCCAGCCACATGGACGTGGACCAGTTCGCGCTCGCAGGCTTCAGCGAGGATCACAAGGAGGGCGTCGAGGCGTTCCTGGGCCGGCGCAAGCCGCACTTTAAGGGGCGGTAGTCTGCGGCGGCAGATGGATTTTCTTCGCCAAGGGACGATTGGGAAAACTTCGCCCAACCTCCGGCAAAATTCTGACATTGCAAGAATGACCTGAACGGGCGATGGTGCGTGCTGCGGTGCAGCGCGCTTCCGAGCCCTCATCGCGGTTCCAACCCCGTCGCATGATGCGACCAGGCTTCCCGCGCACTGGGCGGGCAAGCGAACCATTGTGCATGAAGGCCGCCTCCATGAATGCCCACCAATCGCTCGCGATCGGACAGCCGATCGAGAAGTTCGATGCGATTTCACTTGCCGCAGCCGGACCGGATGTGATGGTCCGTTTCGCGGGGATATCGAAGACCTATCCGGCTTACCGCGGCAAGCCCGGTGTCAACGCACTGCAAGGAATCGATTTCGCAATACCGCGCGGCTCGATCACCGGGGTGATCGGTCGCTCCGGCGCCGGCAAGTCGAGCCTGGTTCGGCTGATCAACGGGTTGGAGAAGCCGACCACCGGCCGCGTCATCGTCGATGGCCGCGATATTTCGGCGCTCGCCGGCCGCGAGCTGCGGCTGGCGCAGCGCTCGATCGGCATGATCTTCCAGCATTTCAACCTGCTGTCCTCGCGCACGGCAGCCGATAACATCGCGCTGCCGCTCGAGATTGCCGGCTGGGCCAAGGCTGAAATCAAGACCCGGGTCTCCGAGCTGCTCGCGCTGGTCGGCATTGCCGACAAGCACGACCGCTATCCGTCCGAACTCTCCGGCGGCCAGAAGCAGCGCGTGGGGATCGCCCGCGCGCTGGCGACGCGGCCGAGCGTGCTGCTGTCGGACGAGGCGACCTCCGCGCTCGATCCGCAGACCACGCGCGCGATCCTCGATCTGCTGGCGAGCATCAACCGCGAGCTCG
The nucleotide sequence above comes from Bradyrhizobium sp. NDS-1. Encoded proteins:
- the mazG gene encoding nucleoside triphosphate pyrophosphohydrolase; translation: MTPSRDISRLIEIMAALRTPVTGCPWDLEQNFATIAPYTIEEAYEVVDAIDRGDLDDLREELGDLLLQVVFHAQMASEQNAFAFGDVVEAITRKMIRRHPHVFADKDGNLASSHVKEVWDRIKAEEKAERAARRSPEEAPTHKSLLSGVKAGQPALTRAMELQRKASTVGFDWNDPRAVLAKIREEADEIEAALDRNDKQELAEETGDLMFALVNLARHVDADPDAALRATNAKFERRFAYIERALAAQGRTLEQASLAEMDALWNEAKGETKPPSEAYKEARR
- the queC gene encoding 7-cyano-7-deazaguanine synthase QueC, with product MSDAFSSQTALVLFSGGQDSTTCLAWALSRFARVETLGFDYGQRHAIELDCRGRLFAGVKALRADWAAKLGESHTLSIPTLAAVSETALTRDVAIAMGADGLPNTFVPGRNLMFLTFAAALAYRRGITHIVGGMCETDYSGYPDCRDETIRAMQAALSLGMARTFELHTPLMWIDKAATWQLAQDLGGEGLVDLIREHSHTCYLGMRGAQHDWGYGCGECPACDLRAKGWREFVAAK
- a CDS encoding nitrile hydratase accessory protein: MCGALAAAATAAIPSIPRDDDGPVFRAPWEAHAFAMALTLHERGVFTWPEWAASLADEIKRAQAAGDPDTGETYYLHWLATLESLVARKGVASLDTLQRYQAAWDHAADRTPHGKPIELKAEDFR
- the nthB gene encoding nitrile hydratase subunit beta, giving the protein MNGVHDMGGMDGFGKVEPEPNEPMFHEEWESRVLAMVRAMGAAGAFNIDTSRFYRETLPPHVYLSSSYYKKWFLGLEEMLIEKGYLTREEVAAGHAMQPGKALKHGKFDLGQVERIMVRGKFGRPAPAPAKFNIGDRVRAKNIHPATHTRLPRYVRGHVGVVELNHGCHVFPDTAAMELGEHPQWLYTVVFEGRDLWGEDGDPKLKVSIDAFEPYLDLA
- the nthA gene encoding nitrile hydratase subunit alpha — its product is MSHDHHHDHDHSELSETELRVRALETILTEKGYVEPAALDAIIQAYETKIGPHNGARVVAKAWTDPAFKKALLEDGSKAVGTLGHVSRVGDHLVVVENTPERHNMVVCTLCSCYPWEMLGLPPVWYKAAPYRSRAVKDPRGVLADFDVTLPKDIEIRVWDSTAETRFLVLPMRPAGTEGWSEEQLAELVTRDSMIGTGFPRTPGAPS
- a CDS encoding enoyl-CoA hydratase/isomerase family protein; this encodes MTDYVKIEKGRGPEGRIAVVRFDRGDGINALSPEALRQLTAAARSFEDDAATSVVVLTGSASAFSAGFDLKDAEGRARKDMNLGTLRRHLKLGPRLTRAWQEMEQITIAAIEGFCIGGGVALAVALDFRVMGSDAHLRVPEIGLGMNMSWQSIPRMLHLIGPARTKQAVILADQRITAEEAYEWGLVEHVVDPGHAFDAAMDLARKVAVQPPLSVAMTKLTVNRLAHALDDLASHMDVDQFALAGFSEDHKEGVEAFLGRRKPHFKGR
- a CDS encoding methionine ABC transporter ATP-binding protein, which gives rise to MKAASMNAHQSLAIGQPIEKFDAISLAAAGPDVMVRFAGISKTYPAYRGKPGVNALQGIDFAIPRGSITGVIGRSGAGKSSLVRLINGLEKPTTGRVIVDGRDISALAGRELRLAQRSIGMIFQHFNLLSSRTAADNIALPLEIAGWAKAEIKTRVSELLALVGIADKHDRYPSELSGGQKQRVGIARALATRPSVLLSDEATSALDPQTTRAILDLLASINRELGVTIVLITHEMSVVRQLANEVVVLDAGHVVESGDVADIFTQPTHPITQSFLAEVIGDSLPVSLASRIVAEPPAGGQAVIRLQVRGAGAGDTLVARLARELGLDVSLLSARIDEIGGQHVGSLVLGIPLGISGGEDAVTRTLAFLAQHQFPAERLGYVA